One genomic window of Quercus robur chromosome 6, dhQueRobu3.1, whole genome shotgun sequence includes the following:
- the LOC126688890 gene encoding uncharacterized protein LOC126688890 — protein sequence MKTVLALFVAFLLIIATLQSNAETLKVGERRLKANRQLLNEATKVNRKLSVGATSTGSKDQTAQAANQGTATSTETETDSNTNNDPDDVNPTYGNYGQATGTGSESHHYFTDDKSPGAKSDDKSKRY from the coding sequence ATGAAGACCGTGCTTGCACTCTTTGTTGCATTCCTCTTGATCATTGCTACTCTGCAATCCAATGCAGAGACTCTCAAAGTGGGTGAGCGTAGGCTTAAGGCCAATCGTCAGCTCCTAAACGAAGCCACAAAAGTTAATCGAAAGCTTAGCGTTGGTGCTACAAGCACTGGATCAAAGGACCAAACGGCCCAAGCCGCCAACCAGGGCACAGCTACAAGCACTGAAACTGAGACAGACAGCAACACTAACAACGATCCTGATGATGTGAACCCAACCTATGGGAACTATGGACAAGCTACTGGAACTGGCAGTGAATCTCACCATTATTTCACAGATGATAAAAGCCCAGGAGCAAAGTCGGATGATAAAAGCAAAAGGTACTAA